A single genomic interval of Arachis duranensis cultivar V14167 chromosome 7, aradu.V14167.gnm2.J7QH, whole genome shotgun sequence harbors:
- the LOC107459251 gene encoding zinc-finger homeodomain protein 2 isoform X4, with product MEFDEQEEQEEELGIPEAPQSQATQASYDSLGNSAKLTGDGTAASGFGRKGAAASSVRYRECQKNHAVSFGGHAVDGCCEFMAAGEDGSLEAVICAACNCHRNFHRKEIDGDIRGGSGAGTLHHHRPQPPPHLHQFSPYYHHRGPPYPAGYLHHLATPPMAQHRPLALPAAVSGGGLSRDEEDMSNPSSSGGGGGGGGCGGSGSSKKRFRTKFTQEQKDKMLAFAEQVGWRIQKQDEVMVEQFCAEACVKRSVLKVWMHNNKNTLVTGESGGVESEKANGRTN from the exons ATGGAATTTGACGAGCAAGAAGAGCAAGAGGAGGAACTGGGAATACCAGAGGCACCGCAGTCGCAAGCCACGCAAGCGAGTTACGACTCACTCGGAAACTCAGCGAAACTCACCGGGGATGGAACCGCCGCGTCAGGCTTTGGACGAAAAGGAGCAGCAGCGTCGTCGGTGAGGTACCGTGAATGTCAGAAGAACCACGCCGTCAGCTTCGGCGGCCACGCCGTAGACGGTTGCTGCGAGTTCATGGCCGCCGGAGAGGACGGCTCGCTGGAGGCCGTCATCTGCGCTGCCTGTAACTGCCACCGCAACTTTCACCGCAAAGAGATCGACGGCGACATAAGAGGTGGAAGCGGCGCCGGGACCTTGCACCACCACCGTCCTCAACCTCCGCCGCATCTCCACCAATTCTCCCCTTACTACCACCACCGCGGTCCGCCGTACCCGGCAGGGTACCTTCACCACCTTGCGACACCTCCGATGGCTCAGCACCGTCCTCTAGCACTTCCTGCAGCGGTTTCCGGCGGTGGACTAAGCAGAGATGAGGAGGACATGTCGAACCCTAGCAGCAGCGgtggcggcggcggcggcggtgGCTGTGGCGGAAGCGGTTCTTCAAAGAAAAGGTTCAGGACGAAGTTCACGCAGGAACAGAAGGATAAGATGCTTGCTTTCGCTGAACAAGTTGGATGGCGGATCCAGAAGCAAGATGAAGTCATGGTTGAACAGTTCTGTGCCGAAGCTTGCGTTAAGAGGAGCGTTCTCAAGGTTTGGATGcacaataacaagaacactctTG TGACTGGTGAGAGTGGTGGTGTGGAAAGCGAGAAAGCAAATGGAAGAACAAATTAA
- the LOC107459251 gene encoding zinc-finger homeodomain protein 2 isoform X3 gives MEFDEQEEQEEELGIPEAPQSQATQASYDSLGNSAKLTGDGTAASGFGRKGAAASSVRYRECQKNHAVSFGGHAVDGCCEFMAAGEDGSLEAVICAACNCHRNFHRKEIDGDIRGGSGAGTLHHHRPQPPPHLHQFSPYYHHRGPPYPAGYLHHLATPPMAQHRPLALPAAVSGGGLSRDEEDMSNPSSSGGGGGGGGCGGSGSSKKRFRTKFTQEQKDKMLAFAEQVGWRIQKQDEVMVEQFCAEACVKRSVLKVWMHNNKNTLVVVLSFMFGNGNCCGSFRK, from the exons ATGGAATTTGACGAGCAAGAAGAGCAAGAGGAGGAACTGGGAATACCAGAGGCACCGCAGTCGCAAGCCACGCAAGCGAGTTACGACTCACTCGGAAACTCAGCGAAACTCACCGGGGATGGAACCGCCGCGTCAGGCTTTGGACGAAAAGGAGCAGCAGCGTCGTCGGTGAGGTACCGTGAATGTCAGAAGAACCACGCCGTCAGCTTCGGCGGCCACGCCGTAGACGGTTGCTGCGAGTTCATGGCCGCCGGAGAGGACGGCTCGCTGGAGGCCGTCATCTGCGCTGCCTGTAACTGCCACCGCAACTTTCACCGCAAAGAGATCGACGGCGACATAAGAGGTGGAAGCGGCGCCGGGACCTTGCACCACCACCGTCCTCAACCTCCGCCGCATCTCCACCAATTCTCCCCTTACTACCACCACCGCGGTCCGCCGTACCCGGCAGGGTACCTTCACCACCTTGCGACACCTCCGATGGCTCAGCACCGTCCTCTAGCACTTCCTGCAGCGGTTTCCGGCGGTGGACTAAGCAGAGATGAGGAGGACATGTCGAACCCTAGCAGCAGCGgtggcggcggcggcggcggtgGCTGTGGCGGAAGCGGTTCTTCAAAGAAAAGGTTCAGGACGAAGTTCACGCAGGAACAGAAGGATAAGATGCTTGCTTTCGCTGAACAAGTTGGATGGCGGATCCAGAAGCAAGATGAAGTCATGGTTGAACAGTTCTGTGCCGAAGCTTGCGTTAAGAGGAGCGTTCTCAAGGTTTGGATGcacaataacaagaacactctTG tggtAGTTCTAAGTTTCATGTTTGGAAATGGCAACTGCTGTGGAAGCTTTAGGAAGTAA
- the LOC107459251 gene encoding zinc-finger homeodomain protein 2 isoform X1: MEFDEQEEQEEELGIPEAPQSQATQASYDSLGNSAKLTGDGTAASGFGRKGAAASSVRYRECQKNHAVSFGGHAVDGCCEFMAAGEDGSLEAVICAACNCHRNFHRKEIDGDIRGGSGAGTLHHHRPQPPPHLHQFSPYYHHRGPPYPAGYLHHLATPPMAQHRPLALPAAVSGGGLSRDEEDMSNPSSSGGGGGGGGCGGSGSSKKRFRTKFTQEQKDKMLAFAEQVGWRIQKQDEVMVEQFCAEACVKRSVLKVWMHNNKNTLV; the protein is encoded by the coding sequence ATGGAATTTGACGAGCAAGAAGAGCAAGAGGAGGAACTGGGAATACCAGAGGCACCGCAGTCGCAAGCCACGCAAGCGAGTTACGACTCACTCGGAAACTCAGCGAAACTCACCGGGGATGGAACCGCCGCGTCAGGCTTTGGACGAAAAGGAGCAGCAGCGTCGTCGGTGAGGTACCGTGAATGTCAGAAGAACCACGCCGTCAGCTTCGGCGGCCACGCCGTAGACGGTTGCTGCGAGTTCATGGCCGCCGGAGAGGACGGCTCGCTGGAGGCCGTCATCTGCGCTGCCTGTAACTGCCACCGCAACTTTCACCGCAAAGAGATCGACGGCGACATAAGAGGTGGAAGCGGCGCCGGGACCTTGCACCACCACCGTCCTCAACCTCCGCCGCATCTCCACCAATTCTCCCCTTACTACCACCACCGCGGTCCGCCGTACCCGGCAGGGTACCTTCACCACCTTGCGACACCTCCGATGGCTCAGCACCGTCCTCTAGCACTTCCTGCAGCGGTTTCCGGCGGTGGACTAAGCAGAGATGAGGAGGACATGTCGAACCCTAGCAGCAGCGgtggcggcggcggcggcggtgGCTGTGGCGGAAGCGGTTCTTCAAAGAAAAGGTTCAGGACGAAGTTCACGCAGGAACAGAAGGATAAGATGCTTGCTTTCGCTGAACAAGTTGGATGGCGGATCCAGAAGCAAGATGAAGTCATGGTTGAACAGTTCTGTGCCGAAGCTTGCGTTAAGAGGAGCGTTCTCAAGGTTTGGATGcacaataacaagaacactctTG
- the LOC107459251 gene encoding zinc-finger homeodomain protein 2 isoform X5 — protein MEFDEQEEQEEELGIPEAPQSQATQASYDSLGNSAKLTGDGTAASGFGRKGAAASSVRYRECQKNHAVSFGGHAVDGCCEFMAAGEDGSLEAVICAACNCHRNFHRKEIDGDIRGGSGAGTLHHHRPQPPPHLHQFSPYYHHRGPPYPAGYLHHLATPPMAQHRPLALPAAVSGGGLSRDEEDMSNPSSSGGGGGGGGCGGSGSSKKRFRTKFTQEQKDKMLAFAEQVGWRIQKQDEVMVEQFCAEACVKRSVLKVWMHNNKNTLGKVWLNLASFGKV, from the coding sequence ATGGAATTTGACGAGCAAGAAGAGCAAGAGGAGGAACTGGGAATACCAGAGGCACCGCAGTCGCAAGCCACGCAAGCGAGTTACGACTCACTCGGAAACTCAGCGAAACTCACCGGGGATGGAACCGCCGCGTCAGGCTTTGGACGAAAAGGAGCAGCAGCGTCGTCGGTGAGGTACCGTGAATGTCAGAAGAACCACGCCGTCAGCTTCGGCGGCCACGCCGTAGACGGTTGCTGCGAGTTCATGGCCGCCGGAGAGGACGGCTCGCTGGAGGCCGTCATCTGCGCTGCCTGTAACTGCCACCGCAACTTTCACCGCAAAGAGATCGACGGCGACATAAGAGGTGGAAGCGGCGCCGGGACCTTGCACCACCACCGTCCTCAACCTCCGCCGCATCTCCACCAATTCTCCCCTTACTACCACCACCGCGGTCCGCCGTACCCGGCAGGGTACCTTCACCACCTTGCGACACCTCCGATGGCTCAGCACCGTCCTCTAGCACTTCCTGCAGCGGTTTCCGGCGGTGGACTAAGCAGAGATGAGGAGGACATGTCGAACCCTAGCAGCAGCGgtggcggcggcggcggcggtgGCTGTGGCGGAAGCGGTTCTTCAAAGAAAAGGTTCAGGACGAAGTTCACGCAGGAACAGAAGGATAAGATGCTTGCTTTCGCTGAACAAGTTGGATGGCGGATCCAGAAGCAAGATGAAGTCATGGTTGAACAGTTCTGTGCCGAAGCTTGCGTTAAGAGGAGCGTTCTCAAGGTTTGGATGcacaataacaagaacactctTG